One genomic window of Peromyscus maniculatus bairdii isolate BWxNUB_F1_BW_parent chromosome 2, HU_Pman_BW_mat_3.1, whole genome shotgun sequence includes the following:
- the Pigv gene encoding GPI alpha-1,6-mannosyltransferase 2 isoform X1: MWPLDPSQKEVLTFAIRCRVLTLTLQVLFNAIIPDHHADAFSPPRLAPSGSVDQLVEGLLGGLSRWDAEHFLFIAEHGYLYEHNFAFLPGFPLALRTGTELLKPLQGLLSRRSGLLLSVALLNFLFSVLAAVALHDLGRLVLRCPRQAFYAAMLFCLSPANVFLAAGYSEALFAFLTFSAMGQLERGRSWASGLLFALATGVRSNGLVSVGFLVHSQCRGFFSSLVVLNPLKQLVKLLTSVCLSVLTVSLPFALFQYYAYSQFCFPGSAPSIPEPLVQLAVDRGYRIRGDEAPPWCSWTLPLIYSYIQDVYWNVGFLRYYELRQVPNFLLAAPVAVLVVWATWTYVTTHPWLCLTLGLLRSKDSKALEKTHPGFLGPKVFVYLVHAAALLLSGSLCMHVQVLTRLLGSSTPIVYWFPAYLLQSQEPLLRSVDTVPEKFAENSSPGQKTPRNCILKLLYNWKACSPVTRCILGYFLTYWLLGLLLHCNFLPWT; this comes from the exons atgTGGCCCCTGGACCCATCCCAGAAAGAGGTGCTGACATTTGCAATACGCTGCCGCGTCCTAACTCTAACGCTCCAG GTACTCTTCAATGCCATCATCCCAGATCACCATGCAGATGCCTTTTCTCCTCCCCGCCTGGCCCCCTCTGGCTCTGTGGATCAGCTAGTGGAAGGTCTCCTGGGTGGTCTGTCTCGATGGGATGCAGAACACTTCCTGTTTATTGCTGAGCACGGCTACCTTTATGAGCACAACTTTGCCTTCCTCCCCGGCTTCCCCTTGGCCCTGAGGACGGGAACTGAGCTGCTGAAGCCCTTGCAGGGCCTCCTGAGCCGGCGCAGTGGCCTGCTGCTCTCCGTGGCGCTTCTCAACTTCCTGTTCTCTGTGCTGGCCGCCGTCGCCCTTCATGATCTGGGTCGTCTGGTTTTGCGCTGCCCCCGCCAGGCCTTTTATGCAGCCATgctcttctgcctcagccctgcCAATGTTTTCTTGGCAGCTGGTTATTCGGAAGCTTTGTTTGCCTTCCTGACATTCAGCGCCATGGGGCAGCTGGAGAGGGGCCGGAGCTGGGCCAGCGGGCTGCTCTTTGCTCTTGCCACTGGGGTGCGCTCCAATGGGCTGGTCAGTGTCGGCTTCCTCGTGCATTCTCAGTGCAGaggctttttctcttctctcgTGGTGCTGAACCCGCTGAAACAGCTCGTCAAGCTGCTGACCTCTGTCTGCTTGTCGGTGCTCACGGTCAGCCttccctttgctctctttcagTATTATGCCTACAGCCAGTTCTGTTTCCCAGGCTCTGCCCCCTCCATTCCTGAGCCCTTGGTGCAGTTAGCTGTGGACAGAGGCTACAGGATTCGAGGAGACGAGGCGCCTCCATGGTGCTCCTGGACTCTTCCCCTCATCTACAGCTACATCCAGGATGTCTACTGGAATGTCGGCTTCCTGCGGTACTATGAGCTCAGGCAGGTGCCCAATTTTCTTCTAGCTGCACCCGTGGCTGTGCTGGTTGTGTGGGCAACCTGGACATATGTGACCACCCACCCTTGGCTCTGCCTTACACTTGGGCTGCTCAGGAGCAAGGACAGTAAGGCCCTAGAGAAGACCCACCCTGGCTTCCTCGGTCCGAAGGTGTTTGTGTACCTGGTCCACGCCGCAGCGCTGCTGCTCTCCGGAagtctgtgcatgcatgttcag GTTCTCACACGACTGTTGGGCTCTTCCACTCCTATCGTGTACTGGTTTCCAGCTTACTTGCTTCAGAGTCAAGAACCACTGTTGAGATCTGTAGACACAGTACCTGAGAAGTTTGCAGAAAACTCCTCACCAGGACAGAAGACCCCCAGAAACTGTATCCTGAAACTCTTATACAACTGGAAGGCCTGTTCTCCAGTCACAAgatgcattctaggctacttcctgacTTACTGGCTCCTGGGACTACTCCTCCATTGCAACTTCCTGCCTTGGACTTGA
- the Pigv gene encoding GPI alpha-1,6-mannosyltransferase 2 isoform X2, translating to MWPLDPSQKEVLTFAIRCRVLTLTLQYYAYSQFCFPGSAPSIPEPLVQLAVDRGYRIRGDEAPPWCSWTLPLIYSYIQDVYWNVGFLRYYELRQVPNFLLAAPVAVLVVWATWTYVTTHPWLCLTLGLLRSKDSKALEKTHPGFLGPKVFVYLVHAAALLLSGSLCMHVQVLTRLLGSSTPIVYWFPAYLLQSQEPLLRSVDTVPEKFAENSSPGQKTPRNCILKLLYNWKACSPVTRCILGYFLTYWLLGLLLHCNFLPWT from the exons atgTGGCCCCTGGACCCATCCCAGAAAGAGGTGCTGACATTTGCAATACGCTGCCGCGTCCTAACTCTAACGCTCCAG TATTATGCCTACAGCCAGTTCTGTTTCCCAGGCTCTGCCCCCTCCATTCCTGAGCCCTTGGTGCAGTTAGCTGTGGACAGAGGCTACAGGATTCGAGGAGACGAGGCGCCTCCATGGTGCTCCTGGACTCTTCCCCTCATCTACAGCTACATCCAGGATGTCTACTGGAATGTCGGCTTCCTGCGGTACTATGAGCTCAGGCAGGTGCCCAATTTTCTTCTAGCTGCACCCGTGGCTGTGCTGGTTGTGTGGGCAACCTGGACATATGTGACCACCCACCCTTGGCTCTGCCTTACACTTGGGCTGCTCAGGAGCAAGGACAGTAAGGCCCTAGAGAAGACCCACCCTGGCTTCCTCGGTCCGAAGGTGTTTGTGTACCTGGTCCACGCCGCAGCGCTGCTGCTCTCCGGAagtctgtgcatgcatgttcag GTTCTCACACGACTGTTGGGCTCTTCCACTCCTATCGTGTACTGGTTTCCAGCTTACTTGCTTCAGAGTCAAGAACCACTGTTGAGATCTGTAGACACAGTACCTGAGAAGTTTGCAGAAAACTCCTCACCAGGACAGAAGACCCCCAGAAACTGTATCCTGAAACTCTTATACAACTGGAAGGCCTGTTCTCCAGTCACAAgatgcattctaggctacttcctgacTTACTGGCTCCTGGGACTACTCCTCCATTGCAACTTCCTGCCTTGGACTTGA
- the Pigv gene encoding GPI alpha-1,6-mannosyltransferase 2 isoform X3, producing the protein MWPLDPSQKEVLTFAIRCRVLTLTLQVLTRLLGSSTPIVYWFPAYLLQSQEPLLRSVDTVPEKFAENSSPGQKTPRNCILKLLYNWKACSPVTRCILGYFLTYWLLGLLLHCNFLPWT; encoded by the exons atgTGGCCCCTGGACCCATCCCAGAAAGAGGTGCTGACATTTGCAATACGCTGCCGCGTCCTAACTCTAACGCTCCAG GTTCTCACACGACTGTTGGGCTCTTCCACTCCTATCGTGTACTGGTTTCCAGCTTACTTGCTTCAGAGTCAAGAACCACTGTTGAGATCTGTAGACACAGTACCTGAGAAGTTTGCAGAAAACTCCTCACCAGGACAGAAGACCCCCAGAAACTGTATCCTGAAACTCTTATACAACTGGAAGGCCTGTTCTCCAGTCACAAgatgcattctaggctacttcctgacTTACTGGCTCCTGGGACTACTCCTCCATTGCAACTTCCTGCCTTGGACTTGA